From Herbiconiux flava, one genomic window encodes:
- a CDS encoding ABC transporter ATP-binding protein, whose product MTLSPPRPTTPVVDDPRATGSRVELRGIVKEFAGGARALDGIDLVIEPGELVALLGPSGCGKTTALRVLAGLENATAGTVLIDGTDVSGLPARSRDIGMVFQSYSLFPHMTALANVEFGLRMRRVPADERRLRAGDALEMVGLGGFGGRYAHELSGGQQQRVALARALVTEPRVLLLDEPLSALDARVRVQLRDEIRRIQQEFGITTVFVTHDQEEALAAADRVAVMRSGQIEQIGAPDEIYSRAATPFVAEFVGSSNRMRGSVSGGTVQLGTVRLPLIDPSQPDGEVVAFVRPEDIRLGRASGGASGTLSAAGAVPAEVVSTSFLGSYRRTTVALEDGTVLTVQHPANLVCAADERVVLEFDGAPVAVSRWE is encoded by the coding sequence ATGACCCTCTCGCCTCCGCGCCCCACCACCCCGGTCGTCGACGACCCCCGCGCCACCGGCTCCCGTGTCGAGCTCCGCGGCATCGTCAAGGAGTTCGCCGGCGGCGCCCGCGCCCTCGACGGCATCGACCTGGTGATCGAGCCCGGTGAGCTGGTCGCCCTGCTCGGCCCCTCCGGCTGCGGCAAGACGACCGCCCTGCGCGTGCTCGCCGGCCTCGAGAACGCCACGGCGGGCACCGTGCTGATCGACGGCACCGACGTCTCCGGCCTGCCCGCGCGCTCCCGCGACATCGGTATGGTGTTCCAGTCGTACTCCCTCTTCCCGCACATGACGGCGCTCGCCAACGTCGAGTTCGGTCTGCGGATGCGCCGCGTGCCCGCCGACGAGCGACGCCTCCGAGCGGGTGACGCCCTCGAGATGGTCGGCCTCGGTGGCTTCGGCGGGCGCTACGCCCACGAGCTCTCGGGCGGCCAGCAGCAGCGCGTGGCCCTCGCCCGCGCGCTCGTCACCGAGCCCCGCGTGCTGCTGCTCGACGAGCCGCTCTCGGCGCTGGACGCCCGGGTGCGGGTGCAGCTCCGCGACGAGATCCGCCGCATCCAGCAGGAGTTCGGCATCACCACCGTCTTCGTCACCCACGACCAGGAGGAGGCCCTCGCGGCCGCCGACCGGGTCGCGGTGATGCGCTCCGGGCAGATCGAGCAGATCGGCGCGCCCGACGAGATCTACTCCCGCGCGGCGACGCCCTTCGTGGCCGAGTTCGTGGGGTCGAGCAACCGGATGCGCGGCTCGGTGTCCGGCGGGACGGTGCAGCTCGGCACGGTGCGGCTGCCGCTGATCGACCCCTCGCAGCCCGACGGTGAGGTCGTGGCGTTCGTGCGGCCCGAGGACATCCGGCTGGGCCGGGCGTCGGGCGGAGCATCCGGAACCCTCTCCGCGGCTGGAGCCGTGCCCGCCGAGGTCGTCTCGACGAGCTTCCTCGGCTCGTACCGCCGCACCACGGTGGCCCTCGAGGACGGCACCGTGCTCACGGTGCAGCACCCCGCGAACCTCGTCTGCGCGGCCGACGAGCGGGTCGTGCTGGAGTTCGACGGAGCACCCGTGGCGGTCTCCCGCTGGGAGTAG
- a CDS encoding ABC transporter permease — translation MSARDTPGTRAVSRRDVSGVHPGPSTATRWIIVTAIGLIFLVPIASMIEFTLRGGLGGGYTLDRWAAVFGGGLTGEYKPIVTGLTNSLLLAVVTVAVMLVLLVPTMVLVRIRFPKLQRVLEFVCLLPITIPAIVLVVGLAPVYSVVARMFGSSVWTLAFAYGVIVLPYAYRSIQANLQAVDVVTLGEAARSLGAGWPTILFRIVVPNIRRGLLAAAFIAVAVVLGEYTIAALLNRVNLQTALVVVSKADPYIAVIIALLALLFAFVLLVAIGRIGGGPGSRRRRTAPPAAPAAPTTPLAPATGAAEPSTQEAALR, via the coding sequence ATGAGCGCCCGCGACACCCCCGGCACCCGAGCGGTGAGCCGCCGCGACGTCTCGGGCGTGCATCCGGGCCCCTCGACCGCGACGCGCTGGATCATCGTCACGGCCATCGGCCTGATCTTCCTCGTGCCCATCGCCTCGATGATCGAGTTCACCCTGCGCGGCGGACTCGGCGGCGGCTACACCCTCGACCGCTGGGCCGCGGTGTTCGGCGGCGGCCTGACGGGGGAGTACAAGCCCATCGTCACCGGGCTCACGAACTCGCTGCTGCTCGCCGTCGTGACGGTGGCGGTGATGCTCGTGCTGCTGGTGCCGACGATGGTGCTGGTGCGCATTCGCTTCCCGAAACTCCAGCGGGTGCTCGAGTTCGTCTGCCTGCTGCCCATCACCATCCCGGCGATCGTGCTGGTCGTGGGGCTCGCCCCCGTCTACTCGGTGGTCGCGCGGATGTTCGGCAGCAGTGTCTGGACCCTGGCCTTCGCCTACGGCGTCATCGTGCTGCCCTACGCCTACCGCTCCATCCAGGCGAACCTCCAGGCCGTCGACGTCGTGACCCTCGGCGAGGCCGCGCGATCGCTCGGAGCGGGCTGGCCGACGATCCTGTTCCGGATCGTGGTGCCGAACATCCGCCGCGGACTCCTCGCCGCCGCGTTCATCGCCGTCGCCGTGGTGCTCGGCGAATACACGATCGCGGCCCTGCTGAACCGGGTGAACCTGCAGACCGCGCTCGTCGTCGTCTCGAAGGCCGACCCGTACATCGCCGTGATCATCGCGCTACTGGCGCTCCTGTTCGCCTTCGTGCTGCTCGTCGCCATCGGGCGCATCGGCGGCGGCCCGGGTTCCCGGCGTCGCCGCACCGCCCCTCCGGCCGCCCCGGCGGCGCCCACCACTCCGCTCGCTCCGGCCACCGGCGCCGCCGAGCCCTCGACCCAGGAAGCAGCCCTTCGATGA
- a CDS encoding ABC transporter permease: MTSTTLPRARSRSRFAGSGSVLGLVPFTAYILLFLALPTVIAVGTGFFDGDGALTFDNITALGDPVLLATFGNSLWLSALTAVVGALVGALFCYALIGAKPTGVLRSVVDAASGVLAQFGGVMLAFAFVATIGIQGMITVLLRDRLGVDIFANGVWLYDVPGLILPYIYFQVPLMIITFSPALESLKPQWAEATAMLGGGIGSYWRHIGLPVLLPSFLGSLLLLFANAFSSFATAAALTSQGSQIVPLQIRSALTSETVLGHENLAGSLALGMIVVMVVVMTLYALLMRRTARWVR, encoded by the coding sequence GTGACCTCGACCACCCTGCCCCGAGCACGCTCCCGTTCCCGGTTCGCCGGGAGCGGGAGCGTGCTCGGGCTCGTGCCGTTCACGGCCTACATCCTGCTCTTCCTCGCCCTCCCCACCGTCATCGCGGTCGGCACCGGCTTCTTCGACGGCGACGGCGCGCTGACCTTCGACAACATCACCGCCCTCGGCGACCCCGTGCTGCTCGCCACCTTCGGCAACTCGCTCTGGCTCTCGGCCCTGACGGCCGTGGTCGGCGCCCTCGTCGGCGCCCTGTTCTGCTACGCGCTGATCGGGGCGAAGCCCACGGGCGTCCTGCGCTCGGTCGTCGACGCCGCGAGCGGGGTGCTCGCCCAGTTCGGTGGCGTGATGCTCGCCTTCGCCTTCGTCGCGACCATCGGCATCCAGGGCATGATCACCGTGCTGCTCCGTGACCGCCTCGGCGTCGACATCTTCGCGAACGGCGTCTGGCTCTACGACGTGCCGGGCCTGATCCTGCCGTACATCTACTTCCAGGTGCCCCTGATGATCATCACCTTCTCGCCCGCGCTCGAGAGCCTGAAGCCCCAGTGGGCCGAGGCCACCGCGATGCTCGGCGGCGGCATCGGCAGCTACTGGCGGCACATCGGCCTGCCGGTGCTGCTGCCCTCCTTCCTCGGCAGCCTGCTGCTGCTGTTCGCCAACGCCTTCTCGTCGTTCGCCACGGCCGCCGCGCTCACCAGCCAGGGCTCGCAGATCGTGCCCCTGCAGATCCGCAGCGCCCTGACCAGTGAGACCGTGCTCGGGCACGAGAACCTCGCCGGCTCCCTGGCGCTCGGGATGATCGTGGTGATGGTCGTCGTGATGACCCTCTACGCGCTGCTGATGCGGCGCACCGCGCGGTGGGTGCGATGA
- the mca gene encoding mycothiol conjugate amidase Mca encodes MAVHAHPDDESSKGAATYAYYLDRGVEVMVVSCTGGERGSVLNEGLEPRLWAERDMAGLRRVEMAAAQDAVGFQHRWLGYADSGYVEPGSGDSLPVNSFGVLPIDIETAPLVKAVREFRPHVLITYDEIGGYPHADHIRCHEISMRAWETAGDPAAYPEAGPAWQISKLYYDRIMNPEKFEAVAKALEEEEPEHPFLAQVAEMRERMKDRPSYTVVQIPAGDFFDVRDRALRAHASQVAPDHPFFFWPNDIQRRAWPYEDFQLIESRVDGPAEETDLFDGIEDSE; translated from the coding sequence ATGGCCGTGCACGCGCATCCCGACGACGAGTCGAGCAAGGGCGCCGCCACCTACGCCTACTACCTCGACCGCGGTGTCGAGGTGATGGTGGTCAGCTGCACCGGCGGCGAGCGGGGCTCGGTGCTGAACGAGGGCCTCGAGCCGCGCCTCTGGGCCGAGCGCGACATGGCCGGCCTCCGCCGGGTCGAGATGGCCGCGGCTCAGGATGCGGTGGGCTTCCAGCACCGCTGGCTGGGCTACGCCGACTCCGGCTACGTCGAGCCCGGCTCGGGCGACTCGTTGCCCGTCAACTCCTTCGGCGTGCTCCCGATCGACATCGAGACCGCGCCGCTCGTGAAGGCCGTGCGCGAGTTCCGCCCGCACGTGCTCATCACCTACGACGAGATCGGCGGCTACCCGCACGCCGACCACATCCGCTGCCACGAGATCTCGATGCGCGCGTGGGAGACCGCCGGCGACCCGGCCGCCTACCCCGAGGCCGGCCCGGCCTGGCAGATCTCGAAGCTCTACTACGACCGCATCATGAACCCCGAGAAGTTCGAGGCCGTGGCGAAGGCGCTCGAGGAGGAGGAGCCCGAGCATCCCTTCCTCGCCCAGGTCGCCGAGATGCGCGAGCGCATGAAAGACCGGCCGAGCTACACGGTCGTGCAGATCCCCGCGGGCGACTTCTTCGACGTGCGCGACCGCGCGCTGCGGGCGCACGCCAGCCAGGTCGCTCCCGACCACCCCTTCTTCTTCTGGCCGAACGACATCCAGCGCCGCGCCTGGCCGTATGAGGACTTCCAGCTGATTGAGTCGCGGGTCGACGGCCCGGCCGAGGAGACCGACCTGTTCGACGGGATCGAGGACTCCGAATGA
- the greA gene encoding transcription elongation factor GreA: MADDTQVTWLTQEAFDRLTNELEELSGPGRIEIAKRIEQAREEGDLKENGGYHAAKDEQGKMEARIRQLTQLLRTAQVGEKRESHGEVEPGVVVTALVAGGEERFLLGSREIAGNADLDVYSEQSPLGAAIIGLKIGEKTTYTAPNGRDITVEITDVETFNG, translated from the coding sequence ATGGCTGACGACACGCAGGTCACCTGGCTGACGCAGGAGGCGTTCGACCGCCTCACGAACGAGCTCGAGGAGCTCAGCGGACCGGGCCGGATCGAGATCGCCAAGCGCATCGAGCAGGCGCGCGAAGAGGGCGACCTCAAGGAGAACGGCGGCTACCACGCCGCGAAGGACGAGCAGGGCAAGATGGAGGCGCGCATCCGCCAGCTCACGCAGCTGCTGCGCACCGCCCAGGTCGGCGAGAAGCGCGAGAGCCACGGCGAGGTCGAGCCGGGCGTCGTCGTCACCGCGCTGGTCGCGGGCGGCGAGGAGCGCTTCCTCCTCGGCAGCCGCGAGATCGCGGGCAACGCCGACCTCGACGTCTACAGCGAGCAGAGCCCGCTCGGCGCGGCCATCATCGGCCTGAAGATCGGCGAGAAGACCACCTACACGGCCCCCAACGGCCGCGACATCACGGTCGAGATCACCGACGTCGAGACCTTCAACGGCTGA
- a CDS encoding isoprenyl transferase, whose product MPNGQKRVAKGLLYRLYQRRIRKRLDSGAVLPKHVAMILDGNRRWAKQRMLETAAHGHRAGAAKIREFLVWCDDLGIEVVTLYLLSTDNLSNRSGAELTELIEIIADLADDISRYRDWRVKHVGTNEGLPEPLIAALDGAEARTASRKGLHVNLAVGYGGRSEIADAIRSIIQKHRGLGHGLDELEAAIDQDIIAEHLYTGGQPDPDLVIRTSGEQRLSDFMLWQSAHSEFYFMEALGPDVREVDFLRALRDYSRRQRRFGS is encoded by the coding sequence GTGCCGAATGGACAGAAGCGGGTCGCGAAGGGCCTCCTCTACCGTCTCTACCAGCGGCGCATCCGCAAGCGTCTCGACAGCGGCGCGGTGCTGCCGAAGCACGTCGCCATGATCCTCGACGGCAATCGCCGGTGGGCCAAGCAGCGGATGCTCGAGACCGCCGCTCACGGACACCGCGCCGGCGCGGCGAAGATCCGCGAGTTCCTCGTCTGGTGCGACGACCTGGGCATCGAGGTCGTCACGCTCTACCTCCTCTCGACGGACAACCTGAGCAACCGTTCCGGCGCGGAGCTCACCGAGCTGATCGAGATCATCGCCGATCTCGCCGACGACATCTCGCGCTACCGCGACTGGCGGGTCAAGCACGTGGGCACGAACGAGGGCCTGCCCGAGCCGCTGATCGCCGCGCTCGACGGCGCGGAGGCGCGCACCGCCTCGCGGAAGGGTCTGCACGTCAACCTCGCGGTCGGCTACGGGGGGCGCTCGGAGATCGCCGACGCGATCCGCAGCATCATCCAGAAGCACCGCGGTCTCGGCCACGGGCTGGACGAGCTCGAGGCGGCCATCGACCAGGACATCATCGCCGAGCACCTCTACACAGGCGGCCAGCCCGACCCCGACCTGGTCATCCGCACCTCGGGCGAGCAGCGCCTGAGCGACTTCATGCTCTGGCAGTCGGCGCACAGCGAGTTCTACTTCATGGAGGCGCTCGGGCCCGATGTGCGCGAGGTGGACTTCCTGCGGGCGCTGCGGGACTACTCGCGGCGGCAGCGGCGCTTCGGCAGCTGA
- the ilvA gene encoding threonine ammonia-lyase, with protein MTDSPTRLAYPSLLEIEEARIRVSQVAQVTPMESSRFLAEIIGSPVYLKCENLQRTGSYKIRGAYNRISALSDAEKSRGVVAASAGNHAQGVAFAARELGIAATIFMPIGVPLPKLQATRAYGAEVILRGHSVEEALGAAAEFSQATGAVIIPPFDHFDVVMGQATLGLEILDQVPDADTLVVPIGGGGLIAGIAAAAKQQAAALGRSIRIVGVQAENAAAYPPSLAAGEAVSIVTMPTIADGIQVARPGLLNFTIIRELVDEVVTVSEADTARALLLLLERAKQVVEPAGAVGVAAILAGKVKNAGTTVTVLSGGNIDPLLMQRVISHGLAASDRYLKLRIMLPDRPGQLARTAELVAEANANVVEVQHTRHGKGLQISQVELELHIETRGPEHRDQVVAKLRDAGYEVRVDE; from the coding sequence ATGACTGATTCCCCCACGCGGCTCGCCTACCCGTCGCTTCTCGAGATCGAGGAGGCGCGCATCCGCGTCTCGCAGGTCGCCCAGGTGACGCCGATGGAGAGCTCGCGGTTCCTCGCCGAGATCATCGGCTCGCCGGTGTACCTCAAGTGCGAGAACCTGCAGCGCACGGGGTCGTACAAGATCCGCGGCGCCTACAACCGCATCTCGGCGCTCAGCGACGCCGAGAAGTCGCGCGGCGTCGTGGCGGCCTCGGCCGGAAACCACGCCCAGGGCGTCGCCTTCGCGGCGCGCGAGCTCGGCATCGCCGCCACGATCTTCATGCCGATCGGCGTGCCCCTGCCGAAGCTCCAGGCCACCCGGGCCTACGGCGCCGAGGTCATCCTGCGCGGCCACTCGGTCGAGGAGGCGCTCGGCGCCGCCGCCGAGTTCTCGCAGGCGACGGGCGCGGTGATCATCCCGCCGTTCGACCACTTCGACGTCGTGATGGGACAGGCGACGCTCGGGCTCGAGATCCTCGACCAGGTTCCGGATGCCGACACCCTGGTCGTGCCCATCGGGGGCGGCGGGCTGATCGCCGGCATCGCGGCCGCCGCCAAGCAGCAGGCCGCGGCGCTCGGCCGCAGCATCCGCATCGTGGGCGTGCAGGCCGAGAACGCCGCCGCCTACCCGCCCTCGCTCGCCGCGGGGGAGGCCGTCTCGATCGTCACGATGCCGACGATCGCCGACGGCATCCAGGTCGCCCGCCCGGGCCTTCTGAATTTCACGATCATCCGCGAGCTCGTCGACGAGGTCGTCACCGTGTCGGAGGCCGACACCGCCCGCGCGCTGCTGCTGCTGCTCGAGCGCGCCAAGCAGGTCGTGGAGCCCGCCGGTGCCGTCGGTGTCGCGGCCATCCTCGCGGGCAAGGTGAAGAACGCAGGCACCACGGTCACCGTGCTCTCGGGCGGCAACATCGACCCGCTGCTGATGCAGCGCGTGATCAGCCACGGCCTCGCGGCGAGCGACCGCTACCTGAAGCTCCGCATCATGCTGCCCGACCGCCCCGGCCAGCTGGCCCGCACGGCCGAGCTCGTCGCCGAGGCGAACGCGAACGTGGTCGAGGTGCAGCACACCCGGCACGGCAAGGGCCTGCAGATCAGCCAGGTCGAGCTCGAGCTGCACATCGAGACCCGGGGCCCGGAGCACCGCGACCAGGTCGTGGCGAAGCTCCGCGACGCGGGCTACGAGGTGCGCGTCGACGAGTAG
- a CDS encoding DUF4307 domain-containing protein yields the protein MSRRAASDEEREDGASVAPSPVPSAAAADSPALAERYGRTKARRAGSRLLAWIAGGAVAVVLVVWVVWAGLDGTNATIATQDTAHEVLDDRSVRVEFDVTVPTGTTAGCVVQALNDRFAVVGWKVIELPASENPTRSFTEVVRTSEMASTGLISSCWLT from the coding sequence GTGAGCAGGCGAGCGGCCAGCGACGAGGAGCGTGAGGACGGAGCATCCGTCGCCCCCTCGCCGGTTCCCTCTGCGGCCGCCGCCGACTCCCCCGCCCTCGCCGAGCGCTACGGACGCACGAAGGCCCGACGTGCCGGTAGCCGGCTGCTCGCCTGGATCGCCGGCGGCGCCGTCGCCGTGGTGCTCGTGGTCTGGGTGGTCTGGGCCGGGCTCGACGGCACCAACGCGACGATCGCCACCCAGGACACCGCGCACGAGGTGCTCGACGACCGCAGCGTGCGGGTCGAGTTCGACGTCACGGTGCCCACCGGCACGACCGCCGGGTGCGTGGTGCAGGCACTGAACGACCGCTTCGCGGTGGTGGGCTGGAAGGTCATCGAGCTGCCCGCCTCCGAGAACCCGACGCGGTCGTTCACCGAGGTCGTGCGCACCAGTGAGATGGCCTCGACGGGTTTGATTTCCAGCTGCTGGCTCACATAG
- the trhA gene encoding PAQR family membrane homeostasis protein TrhA, translating to MPELDSVPPTGPRRDDPADGGPDLPNIPLLDDALEHPPVERKPSWRGWIHAGTFPVTIVAGIVLISLAEGAAAKWASAVFMLTSMLLFGNSALYHRIDWKPKTKLLFKRIDHANIFLLIAGTYTPIAVLALPPAKGTLLLVIVWAGALLGIGFRVFWIGAPRWLYVILYLALGWAAVAYLGDIFAVNPATMILVAAGGLAYTVGALAYALKRPNLVPGHFGFHELFHTLTVVAFLCHWTAILLLAIDPPFNG from the coding sequence ATGCCCGAGCTCGACTCCGTACCGCCCACCGGCCCCCGCCGCGACGACCCGGCCGACGGCGGGCCCGACCTGCCCAACATCCCGCTGCTCGACGACGCGCTCGAGCACCCGCCGGTCGAGCGGAAGCCGAGCTGGCGCGGCTGGATCCACGCGGGCACCTTCCCGGTCACCATCGTCGCGGGAATCGTGCTGATCTCGCTCGCCGAGGGTGCCGCGGCGAAGTGGGCGAGCGCGGTGTTCATGCTCACCTCGATGCTGCTCTTCGGCAACTCGGCGCTCTACCACCGCATCGACTGGAAGCCGAAGACGAAGCTGCTGTTCAAGCGGATCGACCACGCCAACATCTTCCTGCTGATCGCCGGCACCTACACGCCCATCGCCGTGCTCGCCCTGCCGCCGGCGAAGGGCACGCTGCTGCTCGTGATCGTGTGGGCCGGGGCCCTCCTCGGCATCGGCTTCCGCGTGTTCTGGATCGGGGCGCCGCGCTGGCTCTACGTCATCCTCTACCTGGCGCTCGGCTGGGCCGCGGTGGCGTACCTCGGCGACATCTTCGCGGTGAACCCCGCCACCATGATCCTCGTGGCCGCCGGCGGGCTCGCCTACACGGTCGGGGCGCTCGCCTACGCGCTGAAGCGGCCGAACCTCGTGCCGGGGCACTTCGGGTTCCACGAGCTCTTCCACACGCTGACCGTCGTGGCGTTCCTCTGCCACTGGACGGCCATCCTGCTGCTGGCGATCGACCCGCCGTTCAACGGCTAG
- a CDS encoding AI-2E family transporter, with protein sequence MAEKEPGRTRRDALDSVPAGMQIAGAWSWRILVVLGVLAVLVFLIIQLRLLIIPVMLAVVLSALLVPFKNFLVRHRWPSWLAIFTAEVGTLVVVAALIFLVATQVSSGFADLRSQSMTSYNDLKSWLASSPLQISESDFNGYVTQIWDAVQQDSGMLISGAAAVGSSIGHVLTGVLLTLFATLFILIDGERIWRWVVRLFPRKARAATDGAGRTGWQTLQNFVKVQILVASIDALGIGIGAAILQVPLAIPIAVLVFLGSFIPIIGAVLTGAVAVFIALVYNGWVIALIMLGVVLLVQQIEGHVLQPFIMGTAVRIHPLAVVLSVAGGSMVAGIAGAFFAVPVVATLNVMVNYIAGGSWRDDRAADLTPAVALPEGGSPAGGGAAAATATPSPAHPEAAHPEPKDPPAHD encoded by the coding sequence ATGGCCGAGAAGGAACCGGGCAGGACCCGTCGGGACGCGCTGGACTCCGTGCCCGCCGGCATGCAGATCGCGGGCGCCTGGTCGTGGCGCATCCTCGTGGTGCTGGGCGTGCTCGCGGTGCTCGTCTTCCTGATCATCCAGCTGCGGCTGCTGATCATCCCGGTGATGCTCGCGGTGGTGCTCTCGGCGCTGCTGGTGCCGTTCAAGAACTTCCTGGTGCGGCACCGCTGGCCCTCGTGGCTCGCGATCTTCACTGCCGAGGTGGGCACCCTCGTGGTGGTCGCGGCCCTCATCTTCCTCGTCGCGACCCAGGTCTCGTCGGGCTTCGCCGACCTGCGCTCGCAGTCGATGACCTCGTACAACGACCTCAAGTCCTGGCTGGCCTCGTCGCCGCTGCAGATCTCGGAGAGCGACTTCAACGGCTACGTCACCCAGATCTGGGACGCGGTGCAGCAGGACAGCGGCATGCTCATCTCGGGTGCGGCCGCCGTCGGCTCGAGCATCGGGCACGTGCTCACGGGCGTGCTGCTGACGCTGTTCGCGACGCTGTTCATCCTGATCGACGGAGAACGCATCTGGCGCTGGGTCGTGCGCCTGTTCCCGCGCAAGGCGCGCGCGGCCACCGACGGGGCGGGGCGCACCGGGTGGCAGACGCTGCAGAACTTCGTGAAGGTGCAGATCCTGGTGGCGTCGATCGACGCGCTCGGTATCGGCATCGGGGCGGCCATCCTGCAGGTGCCCCTCGCGATCCCGATCGCGGTGCTGGTGTTCCTGGGGTCGTTCATCCCGATCATCGGCGCGGTGCTGACCGGCGCCGTCGCCGTGTTCATCGCGCTGGTCTACAACGGGTGGGTGATCGCGCTGATCATGCTCGGTGTGGTGCTGCTCGTGCAGCAGATCGAGGGGCACGTGCTGCAGCCGTTCATCATGGGCACGGCGGTGCGCATCCACCCGCTGGCCGTCGTGCTGTCGGTGGCGGGCGGGTCGATGGTCGCCGGGATCGCGGGGGCGTTCTTCGCGGTTCCCGTGGTCGCGACGCTGAACGTGATGGTGAACTACATCGCCGGGGGGAGCTGGCGGGACGACCGTGCCGCAGACCTCACGCCGGCGGTCGCGCTGCCCGAGGGCGGCTCGCCGGCGGGCGGCGGCGCCGCAGCTGCTACCGCGACACCTTCTCCCGCGCATCCTGAAGCCGCGCATCCTGAACCGAAGGACCCACCCGCCCATGACTGA
- a CDS encoding PhoH family protein has protein sequence MTHKTSGTSTGEDAAPSTTAPSSTKTAEVTYVLDTSVLLSDPKAIFRFAEHAVVLPVIVITELESKRNDPEIGYFARQALRNLDELRVKHERLDFPISVGTEGGSLRVELNHSNTSVLPSGLQLGDNDTRILAVAQNLSNDGLNVTVVSKDLPLRVKAASIGLAAEEYRAELAVDSGWTGLDDITLSADAMSTLYDDERLTTPLVRDMPINTGLVIHSDRGSALGRVTGRDTFQLVRGDRDVFGLHGRSAEQRVAIDLLLDPEVGIVSLGGRAGTGKSALALCAGLEAVLEKQQHKKIMVFRPLYAVGGQELGFLPGDAAEKMNPWAQAVFDTLGSLVSQNVLDEVIDRGMLEVLPLTHIRGRSLHDAFVIVDEAQSLERNVLLTVLSRIGQNSRVVLTHDVAQRDNLRVGRHDGVASVIETLKGHSLFGHITLTRSERSAIAALVTEMLESNELA, from the coding sequence ATGACTCACAAGACCAGCGGGACCAGCACCGGAGAGGACGCAGCACCCAGCACCACCGCACCGAGTTCGACCAAGACCGCCGAGGTGACCTACGTACTGGACACCTCGGTTCTTCTGTCTGATCCGAAGGCGATCTTCCGGTTCGCCGAGCACGCCGTGGTCCTCCCGGTGATCGTGATCACCGAACTCGAGTCCAAGCGGAACGACCCCGAGATCGGCTACTTCGCCCGCCAGGCGCTGCGCAACCTCGACGAGCTGCGCGTCAAGCACGAGCGGCTCGACTTCCCCATCTCGGTGGGCACGGAGGGGGGAAGCCTCCGTGTCGAGCTGAACCACTCCAACACCTCGGTGCTGCCGTCGGGGCTCCAGCTGGGCGACAACGACACACGCATCCTGGCCGTGGCGCAGAACCTGTCGAACGACGGCCTCAACGTCACGGTGGTCTCGAAAGACCTTCCGCTCCGCGTCAAGGCCGCCTCGATCGGCCTGGCCGCAGAGGAGTACCGGGCCGAGCTCGCCGTCGACTCCGGCTGGACCGGGCTCGACGACATCACGCTCTCGGCGGATGCGATGTCGACGCTCTACGACGACGAACGCCTCACCACTCCGCTCGTGCGGGACATGCCGATCAACACGGGCCTCGTCATCCACTCCGACCGCGGCTCGGCCCTCGGCCGCGTCACCGGGCGGGACACGTTCCAGCTCGTGCGGGGCGACCGCGACGTGTTCGGGCTGCACGGCCGCTCGGCCGAGCAGCGCGTGGCGATCGACCTGCTGCTCGACCCCGAGGTCGGCATCGTGTCACTGGGGGGTCGAGCGGGGACGGGGAAGTCGGCGCTCGCCCTCTGCGCCGGCCTGGAGGCGGTGCTCGAGAAGCAGCAGCACAAGAAGATCATGGTGTTCCGTCCGCTCTACGCGGTCGGCGGCCAGGAGCTCGGCTTCCTGCCGGGCGACGCGGCCGAGAAGATGAACCCCTGGGCGCAGGCGGTCTTCGACACCCTGGGCTCGCTCGTGTCGCAGAACGTGCTCGACGAGGTGATCGACCGCGGGATGCTCGAGGTGCTGCCGCTCACGCACATCCGCGGCCGCTCACTGCACGACGCCTTCGTGATCGTCGACGAGGCGCAGTCGCTGGAGCGCAACGTGCTGCTGACCGTGCTCTCGCGCATCGGCCAGAACTCGCGGGTCGTGCTCACCCACGACGTCGCCCAGCGCGACAACCTGCGCGTGGGCCGGCACGACGGCGTCGCCAGCGTGATCGAGACGCTGAAGGGCCACTCGCTCTTCGGTCACATCACGCTGACCCGTTCGGAGCGCTCAGCCATCGCGGCGCTCGTCACCGAGATGCTGGAGTCGAACGAGCTGGCGTAA